A DNA window from Enterobacter cloacae subsp. cloacae ATCC 13047 contains the following coding sequences:
- a CDS encoding YccS/YhfK family putative transporter codes for MWRRLIYHPEVNYALRQTLVLCLPVAVGLILGHLQQGLLFSLVPACCNIAGLDTPHKRFFKRLIIGGSLFAGCSLAVQLLLARDIPLPLILSVLAMTLGVTAEISSLHARLLPASLIAAIFTLSLAGNMPVWEPLLIYALGTLWYGLFNWFWFWLWREQPLRESLSLLYVQLAEYCEAKYTLLTQHTDPEKSLPPLLTRQQKVVDLISQCYQQLHMLAANKNHEYKRLLRTFQVGLDLQEHISVSLHHPKEVQKLVERSHAEAVIRWNAQTVSARLRVLADDILYHRYPTRFNMDKQLGALEKIARQHEDNPVGQFAAWHFSRIARVLRTQRPLYPRDLMADKQKRLPLLPALKSYLSFKSSALRNAARISVMLSIASLMGMALHLPKPYWILMTVLFVTQNGYGATRVRILHRAGGTMAGLIIAGVTLHFHVPEGYTLAGMLLITLVSYLIIRKNYGWAMVGFTVTAVYTLQLLTLNGEQFIVARLIDTLIGCLIAFGGMVWLWPQWQSGLLRQNAHDALEADQQAIRLILSDDPQPSPLAYQRMKVNQAHNALFNSLNQAMQEPGFNSHYLADMKLWVTHSQFIVEHINAMTTLAREHTMLTPDLAQRYLQSCEIALQRCQQRLEYDAPGESGDSNILEAPETLTHGPMSTLEQHLQRILGHLNTMHTISSVAWRQRPHHGIWLTRRLKRTEY; via the coding sequence ATGTGGCGCAGGCTGATTTATCACCCGGAAGTTAACTACGCACTGCGACAAACGCTGGTGTTGTGCCTTCCTGTGGCCGTGGGCCTGATCCTTGGGCATCTTCAGCAGGGGCTGCTGTTTTCACTGGTTCCCGCCTGCTGCAACATTGCCGGTCTCGACACCCCGCATAAGCGTTTTTTCAAACGTCTGATTATCGGCGGTTCGCTGTTTGCCGGGTGTAGCCTGGCCGTGCAGCTTTTGCTGGCCCGCGATATTCCGCTGCCGCTAATCCTGAGCGTGCTGGCGATGACGCTGGGGGTGACCGCCGAAATCAGTTCGCTGCACGCGCGGTTACTGCCCGCCTCACTCATCGCGGCCATCTTTACCCTGAGTCTCGCAGGTAACATGCCAGTGTGGGAGCCGCTGCTGATCTACGCCCTCGGTACGCTATGGTATGGCCTGTTTAACTGGTTCTGGTTCTGGCTGTGGCGGGAACAACCGCTGCGTGAATCCCTGAGCCTGCTCTATGTCCAGCTTGCGGAGTACTGCGAAGCCAAATACACACTGCTGACCCAGCATACCGACCCGGAAAAATCGCTACCGCCGCTGCTGACGCGCCAGCAGAAGGTGGTGGATCTGATAAGCCAGTGCTACCAGCAACTGCATATGCTGGCCGCCAACAAGAACCACGAATATAAACGGCTGCTGCGCACCTTCCAGGTAGGGCTGGATCTGCAGGAGCATATCTCCGTGAGCCTGCACCACCCGAAGGAGGTGCAAAAGCTGGTGGAGCGCAGCCATGCCGAAGCGGTGATCCGCTGGAACGCGCAGACCGTGTCCGCACGCCTGCGGGTACTGGCCGACGACATTCTTTATCACCGTTACCCCACCCGCTTTAACATGGACAAGCAGCTCGGCGCACTGGAGAAAATCGCCCGCCAGCACGAGGATAACCCGGTAGGCCAGTTTGCCGCCTGGCACTTCAGCCGTATTGCCCGCGTGCTGCGTACCCAGCGCCCGCTCTATCCCCGCGATCTGATGGCGGATAAGCAAAAGCGCCTGCCGCTACTGCCTGCGCTTAAAAGCTATCTCTCGTTTAAATCTTCCGCCCTGCGCAACGCCGCCCGGATTAGCGTGATGCTGAGCATCGCCAGCCTGATGGGCATGGCGCTGCATCTGCCCAAACCCTACTGGATATTAATGACGGTACTGTTTGTCACCCAGAATGGCTACGGCGCCACGCGGGTGCGTATTCTGCACCGGGCGGGCGGAACCATGGCGGGGTTGATTATCGCAGGCGTAACGCTGCACTTCCACGTGCCGGAAGGCTATACGCTGGCAGGCATGCTATTGATTACCCTGGTGAGCTACCTGATCATCCGCAAAAACTACGGCTGGGCGATGGTGGGCTTTACGGTCACGGCGGTATACACCCTGCAATTGCTTACGCTCAATGGCGAACAGTTTATTGTCGCCAGGCTTATCGATACCCTGATTGGCTGTCTGATTGCCTTTGGTGGTATGGTCTGGCTGTGGCCACAATGGCAAAGCGGCCTGCTCAGGCAGAACGCCCACGACGCGCTGGAGGCCGACCAGCAGGCTATCCGCCTGATCCTGAGCGACGATCCGCAGCCCTCCCCGCTGGCGTATCAGCGGATGAAGGTCAACCAGGCGCATAACGCCCTGTTCAACTCGCTGAATCAGGCGATGCAGGAGCCCGGCTTTAACTCGCACTATCTGGCGGATATGAAGCTCTGGGTGACGCACAGCCAGTTCATCGTCGAACATATCAACGCGATGACCACGCTGGCGCGTGAACATACCATGCTGACGCCAGACCTGGCGCAGCGCTATTTGCAGTCGTGTGAGATTGCCCTGCAGCGGTGTCAGCAGCGTCTGGAGTATGACGCGCCGGGTGAATCGGGGGATTCGAACATTCTGGAAGCGCCGGAAACGCTCACCCATGGGCCAATGAGCACCCTGGAGCAGCATCTGCAACGCATTCTGGGGCATCTGAACACCATGCACACCATTTCGTCGGTGGCATGGCGTCAGCGTCCGCATCACGGCATCTGGTTAACGCGGCGGTTAAAACGAACCGAGTATTAG
- the argD gene encoding bifunctional acetylornithine/succinyldiaminopimelate transaminase, which yields MATEQSAITRATFDEVILPIYAPAEFIPVKGKGSRVWDQQGKEYVDFAGGIAVTALGHCHPALVEALKTQGETLWHTSNVFTNEPALRLGRKIIDATFAERVLFMNSGTEANETAFKLARYYASTRHSPYKTKIIAFHNAFHGRSLFTVSVGGQPKYSDGFGPKPADIIHVPFNDLHAVKAVMDDHTCAVVVEPIQGEGGVTAATPEFLKGLRALCDQHQALLVFDEVQSGMGRTGSLFAYMHYGVTPDILTSAKALGGGFPVSAVLTTQEIASAFHVGSHGSTYGGNPLACAIAGAAFDIINTPEVLSGVQAKRELFVKHLQQIDETYDVFSEIRGMGLLVGAELKPQYKGRARDFLHAAAHEGVMVLNAGPDVMRFAPSLVVEENDIEDGLTRFAAAVAKIVKG from the coding sequence ATGGCAACTGAACAATCTGCAATTACCCGCGCGACATTCGATGAAGTCATTCTGCCGATTTATGCACCGGCCGAGTTTATCCCGGTAAAGGGAAAAGGCAGCCGCGTCTGGGATCAGCAGGGGAAAGAGTACGTGGATTTCGCCGGGGGGATTGCGGTGACGGCGCTGGGGCATTGCCATCCTGCACTGGTCGAGGCACTGAAAACCCAGGGCGAAACCCTGTGGCACACCAGCAACGTCTTTACCAACGAACCGGCATTGCGCCTGGGGCGCAAGATCATTGACGCGACTTTCGCCGAGCGCGTGCTGTTTATGAACTCCGGGACCGAAGCCAACGAAACCGCCTTCAAGCTGGCGCGCTACTACGCTTCCACACGCCACAGCCCATACAAAACCAAAATCATCGCTTTCCATAACGCTTTCCACGGTCGTTCACTGTTTACCGTTTCCGTTGGCGGCCAGCCGAAGTATTCCGACGGCTTTGGTCCGAAACCCGCCGATATCATTCATGTGCCGTTTAACGATCTGCATGCGGTGAAAGCGGTGATGGATGACCATACCTGCGCGGTCGTGGTTGAGCCGATTCAGGGTGAAGGTGGCGTGACGGCGGCAACGCCGGAATTCCTCAAAGGGCTGCGCGCGCTGTGCGATCAGCATCAGGCGCTGCTGGTGTTTGATGAAGTCCAGAGTGGGATGGGGCGTACCGGCTCCCTGTTCGCCTATATGCACTACGGCGTGACGCCGGATATTCTGACCAGCGCCAAAGCGCTCGGCGGCGGCTTCCCGGTCAGCGCGGTGCTCACCACCCAGGAGATCGCTTCCGCGTTCCACGTTGGCTCTCACGGCTCCACCTACGGCGGAAACCCGCTGGCCTGCGCCATCGCCGGTGCGGCGTTTGATATCATCAATACGCCGGAGGTATTAAGCGGCGTTCAGGCGAAGCGCGAGCTGTTCGTGAAACATCTGCAGCAGATCGACGAAACGTACGACGTCTTCAGCGAGATCCGGGGCATGGGACTGCTGGTTGGCGCTGAGCTGAAGCCGCAGTACAAAGGCCGCGCACGCGATTTCCTGCACGCCGCTGCTCACGAAGGGGTGATGGTACTCAACGCCGGCCCGGACGTGATGCGCTTTGCGCCGTCGCTGGTGGTCGAAGAGAACGATATTGAAGATGGATTGACCCGCTTTGCCGCGGCGGTCGCGAAGATCGTTAAAGGCTAA
- the pabA gene encoding aminodeoxychorismate synthase component 2 — protein sequence MILLIDNYDSFTWNLYQYFCELGAEVVVRRNDDISLTEIDALAPKKIVISPGPCTPSESGISLDVIRHYAGRLPILGVCLGHQAIGQVFGATIVRAARVMHGKTSPVTHTGTGVFSGLNNPLTVTRYHSLVIDPPTLPDCFEVTAWSETQEIMGIRHREWDLEGVQFHPESILSEQGHQLLANFLNR from the coding sequence ATGATTCTGCTGATTGATAACTACGATTCCTTCACCTGGAACCTTTACCAGTATTTTTGTGAACTGGGTGCAGAGGTGGTTGTCCGCCGTAACGACGACATCAGCCTGACCGAGATTGACGCGCTGGCCCCGAAGAAAATCGTTATCTCGCCGGGGCCGTGTACCCCATCGGAATCGGGTATTTCTCTGGATGTGATCCGCCACTACGCCGGCAGGCTGCCGATTCTTGGCGTCTGCCTTGGCCATCAGGCCATCGGGCAGGTGTTTGGCGCCACCATCGTCCGCGCTGCCAGGGTGATGCACGGTAAAACCTCACCGGTTACCCACACCGGCACGGGCGTGTTTAGTGGGTTAAATAACCCGTTAACCGTCACGCGCTACCATTCTCTGGTGATTGACCCGCCGACGCTGCCCGACTGCTTTGAGGTGACCGCCTGGAGCGAGACGCAGGAGATCATGGGCATTCGCCATCGTGAATGGGATCTCGAAGGGGTGCAGTTCCACCCGGAGAGTATTCTCAGCGAACAGGGGCACCAGCTGCTGGCTAATTTCCTCAATCGCTGA
- a CDS encoding putative adenosine monophosphate-protein transferase Fic: MKKLTDKQKSRLWEQQRNVNFQASCLLEKGHGPSDPQIETLELGPSAPGLPHLCLIHRHLYRREMKRAGEYRTDDIFKGDIPFCHFEYIEKMGNELMSALESDRYLVGLQKEEFIERISHYYCEINMLHPFASGNGIAQRVFFEQLAIHAGYLLDWRDIDPEQWVAANQSGATGDLSALNAIFAKVVSEARESE, translated from the coding sequence GTGAAAAAACTCACCGATAAGCAAAAATCCCGTCTCTGGGAGCAGCAGCGTAACGTCAATTTTCAGGCCAGTTGTCTCCTTGAAAAGGGTCATGGTCCTTCAGATCCCCAGATTGAGACGCTGGAACTTGGGCCTTCAGCGCCTGGGTTGCCCCATCTGTGCCTTATTCACCGCCATCTGTATCGCAGAGAGATGAAACGCGCAGGTGAATACCGTACGGACGATATTTTCAAAGGGGACATTCCTTTTTGCCATTTCGAATACATTGAGAAGATGGGCAATGAGTTGATGTCGGCACTGGAAAGCGACCGGTACCTAGTGGGTCTTCAGAAAGAGGAGTTTATCGAGCGGATAAGCCATTACTATTGTGAAATCAACATGCTGCATCCTTTTGCGAGCGGTAATGGCATTGCGCAGCGCGTTTTCTTTGAACAGCTGGCGATCCATGCGGGTTACCTGCTGGACTGGCGCGATATCGATCCTGAGCAGTGGGTCGCGGCTAACCAGAGCGGCGCAACGGGAGATTTGTCCGCCCTGAACGCTATCTTTGCCAAAGTAGTGAGCGAAGCGCGGGAATCTGAGTAG
- the ppiA gene encoding peptidylprolyl isomerase A — protein MLKSTLAAVAAVFALSAVSPAALAAKGDPHVLLTTSAGNIELELNSQKAPVSVKNFLDYVNSGFYNNTTFHRVIPGFMVQGGGFNEQMQQKQPNPPIKNEADNGLLNTRGTIAMARTADKDSATSQFFINVADNAFLDHGQRDFGYAVFGKVVKGMDVADKISQVQTHDVGPYQNVPSKPVVILSAKVLP, from the coding sequence ATGCTCAAATCAACACTGGCGGCTGTCGCAGCTGTGTTTGCTCTTTCTGCCGTTTCCCCGGCTGCGCTGGCAGCAAAAGGGGACCCTCATGTTCTGCTGACCACCTCCGCAGGGAATATTGAGCTGGAACTGAATAGCCAGAAAGCCCCGGTTTCTGTGAAAAACTTCCTCGACTACGTAAACAGCGGCTTTTACAACAACACCACCTTCCACCGCGTGATCCCAGGCTTTATGGTGCAGGGCGGCGGTTTCAACGAGCAGATGCAGCAGAAACAGCCGAATCCACCGATCAAAAACGAAGCGGACAACGGCCTGCTGAACACCCGTGGCACCATCGCCATGGCGCGTACGGCGGATAAAGACAGCGCTACCAGCCAGTTCTTTATCAACGTGGCGGATAACGCCTTCCTCGACCACGGCCAGCGTGACTTCGGCTATGCGGTGTTTGGTAAAGTGGTAAAAGGGATGGACGTGGCGGACAAGATTTCTCAGGTACAGACCCACGACGTTGGGCCATACCAGAATGTACCATCCAAACCGGTCGTGATCCTCTCTGCAAAAGTACTGCCGTAA
- the tsgA gene encoding MFS transporter TsgA, giving the protein MTNSNRIKLTWISFFSYALTGALVIVTGMVMGNIADYFQLPVSSMSNTFTFLNAGILISIFLNAWLMEIVPLKTQLRFGFVLMVAAVAGLMLSHSIALFSAAMFVLGLVSGITMSIGTFLITHMYEGRQRGARLLFTDSFFSMAGMIFPMVAAVLLARSIEWYWVYACIGLVYVAIFILTFGCEFPVLGKKAQTTAEPVAKEKWGIGVLFLSIAALCYILGQLGFISWVPEYAKGLGMSLNDAGKLVSDFWMSYMFGMWAFSFILRFFDLQRILTVLAGLATVLMYLFINGSPDHMPWFILTLGFFSSAIYTSIITLGSLQTKVASPKLVNFVLTCGTIGTMLTFVVTGPIVAHSGPLAALHTANGLYAVVFIMCFILGFVTRHRQHNAAAASH; this is encoded by the coding sequence ATGACTAACAGCAATCGTATCAAGCTCACATGGATCAGCTTCTTCTCCTACGCCCTGACCGGCGCGTTGGTGATCGTCACCGGGATGGTGATGGGAAATATCGCAGACTACTTCCAGCTGCCCGTTTCCAGCATGAGTAACACCTTCACCTTCCTCAACGCGGGGATCCTGATCTCCATTTTCCTGAATGCCTGGCTGATGGAAATTGTTCCGCTGAAAACGCAGCTGCGTTTTGGTTTTGTGCTGATGGTCGCCGCCGTGGCGGGTCTGATGCTGAGCCACAGCATCGCCCTGTTCTCCGCCGCCATGTTCGTGCTCGGTCTGGTCAGCGGGATCACCATGTCGATTGGTACCTTCCTGATTACCCATATGTATGAAGGCCGTCAGCGCGGCGCGCGCCTGCTGTTTACCGACTCCTTCTTCAGCATGGCCGGGATGATTTTCCCGATGGTCGCGGCCGTTCTGCTGGCGCGCAGCATTGAGTGGTACTGGGTCTACGCCTGTATCGGCCTGGTTTACGTGGCCATCTTCATCCTGACCTTCGGCTGCGAATTCCCGGTTCTGGGTAAAAAAGCACAGACCACGGCAGAGCCTGTGGCGAAAGAGAAATGGGGTATCGGCGTACTGTTCCTCTCCATTGCCGCACTGTGCTACATCCTGGGTCAGCTGGGCTTTATCTCCTGGGTGCCGGAATACGCCAAAGGTCTGGGCATGAGCCTGAACGACGCGGGTAAACTGGTGAGCGATTTCTGGATGTCTTACATGTTTGGCATGTGGGCGTTTAGCTTCATCCTGCGCTTCTTCGATCTGCAGCGCATCCTGACCGTGCTGGCAGGCCTGGCTACCGTGCTGATGTATCTGTTCATCAACGGTTCCCCGGACCACATGCCGTGGTTCATTCTGACCCTGGGCTTCTTCTCCAGCGCCATTTATACGTCGATCATCACCCTGGGCTCCCTGCAGACCAAAGTGGCCTCGCCGAAGCTGGTGAACTTCGTACTGACCTGCGGCACCATCGGCACCATGCTGACCTTTGTGGTGACGGGCCCGATCGTCGCCCACAGCGGTCCGCTGGCGGCGCTGCACACCGCTAACGGCCTGTACGCCGTGGTGTTCATCATGTGCTTCATCCTGGGCTTTGTAACCCGCCACCGCCAGCATAACGCTGCAGCGGCGTCGCACTAA
- a CDS encoding cytosine deaminase, with protein sequence MSTTPLWLVQNVRLPDREGLWQIAIENGRFGDITPMDKTHSESYEVLNARGGLAIPPFIEPHIHLDTTQTAGEPHWNQSGTLFEGIERWAERKALLSHEDVKARAWKTLKWQIANGIQFVRTHVDVSDPTLTALKAMLEVKQEVAPWVTLQIVAFPQEGILSYPNGAALLEEALTLGADVVGAIPHFEFTREYGVQSLHIAFDLAKKYDRPLDIHCDEIDDEQSRFVETVATLAYEAGIGARVTASHTTAMHSYNGAYTSRLFRLLKMSGINFVANPLVNIHLQGRFDDYPKRRGITRVKELQAAGINVCFGHDDVFDPWYPLGTGNMLQVLHMGLHVCQMMGYPQIDSGLNLVTHNSARTFGLSDYGIETGNPANLVILPAESGFEAVRCQVPVRWSIRQGRIIATTQLAQTWIQMDSGGEEISFARNSPSA encoded by the coding sequence ATGTCTACAACACCGCTTTGGCTTGTGCAGAATGTTCGTTTACCGGATCGCGAAGGGCTGTGGCAGATCGCCATCGAGAACGGTCGGTTTGGTGATATCACGCCCATGGACAAGACCCACAGCGAAAGCTATGAGGTCTTGAATGCCCGCGGCGGACTTGCCATTCCACCGTTTATTGAGCCGCATATTCACCTGGATACCACGCAGACGGCGGGCGAGCCACACTGGAACCAGTCCGGCACGCTGTTTGAAGGGATTGAACGCTGGGCGGAGCGTAAGGCGCTGCTCAGCCATGAAGATGTCAAAGCGCGCGCATGGAAAACGCTGAAGTGGCAAATTGCCAACGGGATCCAGTTTGTCCGCACCCACGTGGATGTCTCCGACCCGACGCTTACCGCCCTGAAGGCGATGCTGGAGGTTAAACAGGAGGTCGCCCCGTGGGTGACGCTGCAAATCGTGGCATTCCCGCAGGAAGGCATTCTCTCTTACCCGAACGGCGCGGCGCTGCTGGAAGAGGCATTAACGCTGGGCGCGGATGTGGTGGGTGCCATCCCGCACTTCGAATTCACCCGGGAATACGGCGTGCAGTCCCTGCATATCGCCTTTGACCTGGCGAAGAAATACGACCGTCCGCTGGATATTCATTGTGATGAAATCGACGATGAGCAGTCCCGCTTTGTGGAGACGGTCGCCACGCTGGCCTATGAAGCTGGCATTGGCGCGCGGGTCACGGCCAGCCACACCACCGCCATGCATTCCTACAACGGCGCGTATACCTCGCGGCTGTTCCGCCTGCTGAAGATGTCGGGTATTAACTTCGTGGCGAATCCGCTGGTGAATATCCACCTGCAGGGGCGCTTTGACGACTATCCGAAGCGTCGGGGCATTACCCGCGTGAAGGAGCTACAGGCGGCGGGCATTAACGTCTGCTTTGGTCATGATGATGTGTTTGATCCATGGTATCCGCTCGGTACCGGCAATATGCTGCAGGTGCTGCATATGGGGCTGCACGTCTGTCAGATGATGGGCTACCCGCAAATTGACAGCGGCCTGAACCTGGTCACCCATAACAGCGCCCGCACCTTTGGCCTGAGCGATTACGGTATTGAGACGGGGAACCCGGCGAACCTGGTGATTTTGCCTGCAGAGAGTGGGTTTGAGGCGGTACGCTGTCAGGTGCCGGTGCGCTGGTCCATTCGGCAGGGGCGGATTATTGCCACCACGCAGCTGGCGCAGACCTGGATCCAGATGGATAGCGGGGGAGAAGAGATAAGTTTTGCCAGAAACAGCCCCTCTGCGTAG
- the nirB gene encoding nitrite reductase large subunit NirB has translation MSKVRLAIIGNGMVGHRFIEDLLDKASAEQFDITVFCEEPRKAYDRVHLSSYFSHHTAEELSLVREGFYEKHGVKVLVGERAITINRQEKVIHSSAGRTVFYDKLIMATGSYPWIPPIKGSETQDCFVYRTIEDLNAIESCARRSKRGAVVGGGLLGLEAAGALKNLGVETHVIEFAPMLMAEQLDHMGGDQLRRKIESMGVKVHTSKNTKEIVQEGTEARKTMRFADGSELEVDFIVFSTGIRPRDKLATQCGLAVAQRGGIMVNDTCQTSDPDIYAIGECASWNNRVYGLVAPGYKMAQVAVDHILGNENAFEGADLSAKLKLLGVDVGGIGDAHGRTPGARSYVYLDESKEIYKRLIVSQDNKTLLGAVLVGDTSDYGNLLQLVLNAIELPENPDALILPAHASSGKPSIGVDKLPDSAQICSCFDVTKGMLISAINKGCHTVAALKAETKAGTGCGGCIPLVTQVLNAELAKQGIEVNNNLCEHFAYSRQELYHLIRVEGIKSFDELLAKHGQGYGCEVCKPTVGSLLASCWNEYILKPEHTPLQDTNDNFLANIQKDGTYSVIPRSAGGEITPEGLVAVGRIAREFNLYTKITGSQRIGLFGAQKDDLPEIWRQLIEAGFETGHAYAKALRMAKTCVGSTWCRYGVGDSVGFGVELENRYKGIRTPHKMKFGVSGCTRECAEAQGKDVGIIATEKGWNLYVCGNGGMKPRHADLLAADLDHDTLIQYLDRFMMFYIRTADKLTRTASWLDNLEGGIDYLKSVIIDDKLGLNEHLEAEMARLRAAVICEWTETVNTPAAQTRFKHFINSTQRDPNVQVVAEREQHRPATPYERIPVTLVEENA, from the coding sequence ATGAGCAAAGTCAGACTCGCTATCATCGGTAACGGCATGGTCGGCCACCGCTTTATTGAGGATCTTCTCGATAAAGCCAGCGCTGAGCAGTTCGATATTACCGTGTTCTGTGAAGAACCCCGCAAGGCGTACGACCGTGTGCACTTGTCTTCCTACTTCTCCCATCATACCGCCGAAGAGCTCTCTCTGGTGCGTGAAGGTTTCTATGAGAAGCATGGCGTAAAAGTGCTGGTGGGCGAACGCGCTATTACCATCAACCGTCAGGAGAAAGTGATCCACTCCAGCGCTGGCCGTACGGTTTTTTACGACAAGCTGATCATGGCGACTGGCTCATATCCGTGGATCCCGCCTATCAAAGGTTCGGAAACACAGGATTGCTTCGTTTACCGTACCATTGAAGATCTCAACGCCATCGAATCCTGTGCACGTCGCAGTAAACGCGGCGCGGTGGTCGGGGGCGGCCTGCTGGGTCTGGAAGCAGCCGGAGCGTTGAAAAACCTCGGCGTTGAAACGCACGTCATCGAATTTGCCCCGATGCTGATGGCCGAACAGCTGGACCACATGGGTGGCGATCAGCTGCGCCGTAAGATTGAAAGCATGGGTGTGAAAGTCCACACCAGCAAAAACACCAAAGAGATTGTGCAGGAAGGCACCGAAGCGCGTAAAACCATGCGCTTTGCCGACGGCAGCGAGCTCGAAGTTGACTTTATCGTCTTCTCCACCGGTATTCGCCCACGCGACAAGCTGGCCACCCAGTGCGGTCTGGCGGTTGCCCAGCGCGGTGGGATCATGGTGAACGATACCTGCCAGACCTCCGACCCGGATATCTATGCTATCGGCGAATGTGCCAGCTGGAATAACCGCGTGTACGGTCTGGTGGCGCCGGGCTACAAAATGGCGCAGGTCGCCGTTGACCATATCCTCGGAAACGAAAACGCCTTCGAAGGCGCGGACTTGAGCGCCAAGCTGAAGCTGCTGGGCGTGGACGTGGGCGGCATCGGCGATGCGCATGGCCGCACGCCGGGCGCGCGCAGCTACGTTTATCTCGACGAGAGCAAAGAGATCTATAAACGCCTGATCGTCAGCCAGGACAACAAAACCCTGCTCGGTGCGGTGCTGGTGGGCGACACCAGCGACTACGGCAACCTGCTGCAACTGGTGCTGAACGCCATCGAACTGCCGGAGAATCCGGACGCGCTGATCCTCCCGGCGCACGCTTCCAGCGGCAAGCCGTCTATCGGCGTCGATAAACTGCCGGACAGCGCGCAGATCTGCTCCTGCTTCGACGTCACCAAAGGCATGTTGATCTCCGCCATCAACAAAGGCTGTCACACCGTTGCGGCGCTGAAAGCGGAAACCAAAGCCGGAACCGGCTGCGGCGGCTGTATTCCTCTGGTCACACAGGTGCTTAACGCCGAACTGGCGAAACAGGGCATCGAAGTGAACAACAACCTGTGCGAGCACTTCGCGTACTCTCGCCAGGAGCTGTATCACCTGATCCGCGTGGAAGGCATTAAATCCTTCGACGAACTGCTGGCCAAGCACGGCCAGGGCTATGGCTGCGAAGTGTGTAAACCGACCGTCGGCTCCCTGCTGGCCTCTTGCTGGAATGAGTACATCCTCAAACCAGAACATACGCCGCTGCAGGACACCAACGACAACTTCCTGGCAAATATCCAGAAAGACGGGACTTACTCCGTTATCCCACGCTCTGCGGGCGGTGAAATCACCCCGGAAGGGCTGGTGGCCGTGGGCCGTATCGCGCGTGAATTTAACCTCTACACCAAAATCACCGGTTCCCAGCGTATCGGCCTGTTTGGTGCACAGAAAGATGACCTGCCGGAGATCTGGCGTCAGCTGATTGAGGCGGGCTTCGAAACCGGTCACGCGTATGCCAAAGCGCTGCGCATGGCAAAAACCTGCGTGGGCAGCACCTGGTGCCGCTACGGCGTGGGCGACAGCGTGGGCTTCGGCGTCGAGCTGGAAAACCGCTACAAAGGCATCCGTACCCCGCACAAAATGAAGTTCGGCGTCTCCGGCTGTACGCGTGAATGTGCCGAAGCGCAGGGGAAAGACGTGGGGATCATCGCCACCGAGAAAGGCTGGAACCTGTACGTCTGCGGTAACGGCGGGATGAAACCACGCCACGCTGACCTGCTGGCGGCCGATCTTGACCACGACACGCTGATTCAGTATCTCGACCGCTTCATGATGTTCTACATCCGTACCGCCGACAAACTGACCCGTACCGCTTCCTGGCTGGATAATCTGGAGGGCGGCATCGACTACCTGAAGTCGGTCATCATCGACGACAAGCTGGGGCTTAACGAACATCTGGAAGCCGAGATGGCGCGCCTGCGCGCGGCGGTGATCTGCGAGTGGACGGAAACCGTCAACACGCCAGCGGCACAGACACGCTTCAAACACTTCATCAACAGCACCCAGCGCGACCCGAACGTGCAGGTAGTAGCAGAGCGCGAACAGCATCGTCCGGCGACACCTTATGAACGTATTCCGGTGACGCTGGTGGAGGAAAACGCATGA
- the nirD gene encoding nitrite reductase small subunit NirD, with product MSQWVNICNINDILPATGVCALLGNEQVAIFRPRHDEQVFAISNIDPFFEASVLSRGLIAEHQGELWVASPLKKQRFRLSDGLCMEDESYSVKHYDVRVKDGQVQLKA from the coding sequence ATGAGCCAGTGGGTAAACATCTGCAACATTAACGACATTCTGCCGGCAACCGGCGTCTGTGCGCTGCTGGGAAACGAGCAGGTCGCGATTTTCCGCCCACGCCACGACGAACAGGTTTTTGCCATCAGCAATATCGATCCGTTTTTTGAGGCCAGCGTCCTCTCCCGCGGGCTGATTGCCGAGCATCAGGGTGAACTGTGGGTCGCCAGTCCGCTGAAAAAACAGCGTTTCCGTTTAAGCGACGGACTGTGCATGGAAGATGAAAGCTACTCGGTGAAGCACTACGACGTTCGCGTGAAGGACGGCCAGGTGCAGTTAAAAGCCTAA